One Syntrophorhabdaceae bacterium DNA window includes the following coding sequences:
- a CDS encoding chemotaxis protein CheA, with product MMDNHAQTFIEEAFELLADLEAALLELEEDPLNSELIGRVFRALHTIKGSGAMFGFDDVAQFTHTIETTYDDVREGKLPVAEELISLTLKAKDLIRLMIEAPSDEASLPQDAQTLIDSFRRIADGKNLQQTPTDDPHNDSQVQEASSQPQQRPECTFRVRFAPSADIFLTGTNPLLLLNELQFLGDCRIFAGLDHIPPLGDMDPERCYVFWDIILTTDRGIDAIRDVFIFIDDSSTVDIAMIDSEDSATYEEEQKKLGEILVERRDIQSDELAKTLSEKKKIGEMLVEKGLVSKEKVESALIEQEHLKKVKKPARQQEEASSSIRVPADKLDILVNLVGELVTVQARLTQMASQFDNAELVSIAEEVERLTGDLRDNTLNIRMLPIGTTFGRFKRLVRDLSQELGREVEMTTDGAETELDKTVIERLNDPLVHLIRNCIDHGIESPEVRESLGKPRAGMLSIAARHSGAYVLIEITDDGAGIDKETIKRKAIEKGLIGADVELQDKEIFSLIFAPGFSTAEKVTNVSGRGVGMDVVKRTIDSLRGSVEINSEKGKGTTVILRLPLTLAIIEGLLVEINRQFFILPLTIVRECVELSRTDVEISHGRDIANIRGEIVPYIRLRESFEMKGARPEIEQIVVTEVERNRIGLVVDNVIGEHQTVIKTLGKVYQDIDGISGATILGDGTVALIMDVARLTDDAYASAGFAMPN from the coding sequence ATGATGGATAACCACGCACAGACATTTATCGAGGAGGCCTTCGAGCTTCTCGCCGACCTCGAGGCGGCGCTGCTCGAACTTGAGGAAGATCCCCTCAATTCCGAGCTGATCGGACGGGTCTTCCGGGCGCTCCATACCATAAAGGGTTCTGGAGCGATGTTCGGTTTCGACGACGTGGCCCAGTTCACCCACACGATAGAAACAACGTACGACGACGTACGGGAAGGAAAGCTTCCCGTTGCCGAAGAACTCATAAGCCTGACGCTCAAGGCCAAGGACCTCATACGTCTCATGATTGAAGCCCCCTCCGACGAAGCCTCTTTGCCGCAGGATGCACAGACACTTATCGATTCTTTCCGCCGCATTGCAGACGGGAAAAACCTGCAGCAAACCCCCACCGACGACCCGCATAATGATTCCCAGGTACAAGAGGCTTCGTCGCAACCCCAACAAAGGCCGGAGTGTACATTCCGTGTACGCTTCGCCCCTTCCGCGGATATATTCCTCACCGGCACAAACCCGCTCCTTTTGCTCAACGAGCTGCAGTTTCTCGGTGACTGCAGGATCTTTGCCGGACTTGACCACATACCTCCCCTTGGCGATATGGACCCGGAACGCTGCTACGTCTTCTGGGACATCATCCTTACCACCGATAGGGGAATTGACGCAATCCGCGACGTCTTCATCTTCATCGACGATTCGAGCACGGTCGACATCGCGATGATAGACAGCGAAGACTCCGCAACCTATGAGGAGGAGCAGAAAAAACTCGGGGAGATCCTCGTCGAAAGGCGCGATATCCAGAGTGATGAGCTTGCAAAGACCCTCTCGGAGAAGAAGAAGATCGGTGAGATGCTCGTGGAAAAGGGTCTGGTCTCCAAGGAGAAGGTAGAGTCGGCCCTTATAGAACAGGAGCATCTCAAAAAGGTCAAAAAACCGGCCCGCCAGCAGGAAGAGGCTTCCTCGAGCATACGGGTGCCGGCGGATAAGCTCGATATCCTGGTGAATCTCGTGGGCGAGTTGGTGACGGTCCAAGCCCGGCTCACACAGATGGCGTCACAGTTCGACAACGCGGAGCTCGTATCGATCGCTGAGGAGGTGGAGCGCCTCACCGGTGATCTCAGGGACAATACTCTTAACATCAGGATGCTCCCCATCGGGACCACGTTCGGAAGATTCAAGAGACTCGTCCGCGACCTCTCCCAAGAACTGGGCAGAGAGGTGGAGATGACAACGGATGGTGCAGAGACGGAACTGGACAAGACCGTCATCGAGCGACTCAACGACCCGCTGGTCCATCTCATCAGGAACTGCATCGATCACGGGATCGAGTCGCCGGAGGTACGCGAGTCCCTGGGCAAACCCAGGGCGGGCATGCTAAGCATAGCCGCGCGCCACTCCGGCGCCTATGTCCTCATAGAGATCACCGACGATGGAGCCGGGATCGACAAGGAGACCATAAAAAGGAAGGCAATCGAGAAAGGTCTCATCGGCGCCGATGTGGAACTGCAGGACAAGGAGATATTCTCCCTCATCTTCGCGCCCGGCTTCTCCACCGCGGAGAAGGTGACCAATGTGTCGGGGAGGGGTGTCGGCATGGATGTCGTGAAAAGGACGATCGACAGCCTCAGGGGCTCCGTCGAGATAAATAGCGAAAAGGGCAAGGGCACGACGGTAATCCTCAGACTACCTCTTACCCTCGCCATCATTGAAGGCCTGCTCGTGGAGATAAACAGGCAGTTCTTCATACTGCCCCTCACGATAGTACGGGAGTGCGTAGAGCTCAGCCGCACCGACGTGGAAATATCCCACGGCAGGGATATCGCGAATATACGGGGAGAGATCGTCCCCTACATCCGCCTGCGCGAGTCCTTTGAAATGAAGGGGGCAAGACCCGAGATCGAGCAGATAGTCGTAACGGAGGTCGAAAGGAACAGGATCGGGCTCGTCGTCGACAACGTCATCGGGGAACACCAGACAGTCATCAAGACCCTGGGGAAGGTCTACCAGGACATAGATGGGATATCCGGCGCAACGATACTGGGAGACGGCACGGTGGCCCTCATCATGGACGTGGCGCGTCTGACGGACGATGCCTACGCCAGTGCCGGATTCGCCATGCCGAATTAA
- a CDS encoding STAS domain-containing protein: MDSEVERAEHGVVLTLYGNVTIQNAVELKGILTRELGSDKNLTVNLACVTGCDLSLFQLLCAAHKKSLNDSRPMGVRDCSPVVLQVISSVGLNRDSGCVAGAEETCFWQKKDTEVTP; the protein is encoded by the coding sequence ATGGATAGCGAGGTCGAAAGAGCTGAACATGGTGTTGTACTAACTCTCTACGGCAATGTAACCATCCAGAACGCCGTGGAACTCAAAGGAATCCTGACCCGGGAACTCGGCAGCGACAAGAACCTGACCGTGAATCTTGCCTGCGTAACCGGCTGCGATCTTTCGTTGTTTCAGTTGTTGTGTGCGGCCCACAAGAAATCCCTTAACGATTCAAGGCCGATGGGGGTAAGAGATTGTTCACCGGTAGTGCTTCAGGTGATTTCATCGGTCGGTCTTAATCGCGATTCCGGCTGTGTGGCAGGCGCGGAAGAGACCTGTTTCTGGCAGAAAAAGGATACCGAGGTGACGCCATGA
- a CDS encoding PAS domain S-box protein — translation MMTQAAATKLGKAEKAIRESEERFKLLFEKSTDPAFLLEDDRFIDCNEAALKLMYCSAKEQLTGLHPFSISPERQPDGSMSTEKSRELIDAAVHDGPVRFEWKHRTFGGVDLWVDVSLTAIPLHGKQIIHTIWRDITEKKEMEEKLKTETQRFLTLVENAPFGTVLVDKKGNYTYMNTKFKELFGYDFQEVPDENVWFAKAYPDPEYRSHVIATWQNGVDRFMQDPSLKEGERWTFTVTCRDNQQKVVHVIPVQLPTGEYLKTYEDITEQKRAEDALKSREAELAVKSINLEQMNAALKVLLNEREKDRIELEEKIVTNVNKLVCPYIDKLKECRLDPRYMTYVDIIQTNLNDIVSPFLQKLGLKCANLTPTEIRIADLVRSGKTTKEIGEALQMTSGTVSFYRNNIRKKLGLNNEKTNLASYLLSL, via the coding sequence ATGATGACTCAAGCGGCCGCAACGAAGCTCGGTAAGGCAGAGAAAGCTATTCGTGAATCAGAAGAGAGATTCAAACTCCTCTTTGAGAAATCCACCGATCCTGCATTTTTACTCGAGGATGACAGGTTTATTGACTGCAATGAAGCCGCCTTGAAATTGATGTATTGTTCGGCCAAAGAGCAACTGACCGGACTGCATCCATTCAGCATATCACCCGAGAGACAGCCGGATGGGAGCATGTCGACGGAGAAGTCGCGGGAACTGATCGATGCCGCTGTACACGACGGGCCTGTTCGTTTCGAGTGGAAACATCGAACCTTTGGCGGCGTGGACTTATGGGTTGATGTCTCGCTTACGGCAATCCCGCTGCACGGAAAACAGATCATACATACGATATGGAGAGACATTACCGAAAAAAAAGAGATGGAGGAGAAACTCAAAACAGAGACGCAAAGGTTCTTGACCCTTGTCGAAAACGCGCCGTTTGGCACGGTACTCGTCGACAAGAAAGGAAACTATACCTATATGAACACCAAATTCAAGGAACTATTCGGTTATGATTTTCAGGAGGTCCCGGATGAAAATGTCTGGTTCGCAAAGGCGTACCCCGACCCTGAATACAGATCTCACGTGATCGCAACATGGCAGAACGGGGTCGATAGATTCATGCAGGACCCCTCCTTGAAGGAGGGCGAACGGTGGACATTTACCGTGACCTGCAGGGACAACCAGCAGAAGGTTGTTCATGTTATCCCGGTTCAGCTGCCGACCGGGGAGTATCTGAAGACATACGAAGATATTACGGAACAAAAAAGGGCAGAAGACGCCCTGAAGAGCAGGGAAGCTGAATTGGCGGTTAAATCGATCAACCTTGAACAAATGAATGCCGCTCTGAAGGTATTACTGAATGAAAGAGAAAAAGACAGGATTGAACTTGAAGAAAAGATCGTAACAAACGTCAACAAATTGGTATGCCCTTATATTGATAAATTGAAAGAATGCCGATTGGACCCGCGTTATATGACTTATGTCGATATTATTCAAACAAACCTTAACGATATCGTTTCCCCATTCCTACAAAAACTAGGCTTAAAATGTGCCAACCTCACGCCAACAGAAATACGCATAGCCGATCTCGTAAGAAGCGGTAAGACAACAAAGGAAATAGGCGAAGCGCTTCAAATGACCTCCGGGACGGTCAGTTTTTATAGAAACAATATTAGAAAAAAACTCGGCCTGAATAATGAGAAAACTAATCTGGCTTCCTACCTTTTGTCGCTCTGA
- a CDS encoding DEAD/DEAH box helicase family protein, translating into MWENQKTGAKGYSPACKAEWVRDICAKPRTRCSECGNRDFIPFDESVIRKHLQGIITVGTYTIRNDDTCIFLVADFDKEHWSADILQYKAVARDMGVEVYIERSRSGMGGHAWIFFQEPLPAKTARQLGRLILTRAMTRRHRIGFDSYDRFFPSQDTLSAGGFGNLIALPLQRSSCRSGNTVFVDDNLVPYPDQWEFLSRVRFLSSADVTEVLRDNAPSAPAQQRMTGQVSSDLVEAEASIETEQDNIKGIHQQPISFVYSHHLAIKIDGMPSSLITAFKRSATFANPKFFELQRMRFSTWNTPSYICCAELSDDGESMILPRGSLSQCMELAQLAGATVEFADLRQDPQRISVDFTGTLLPPQEIALNNILSGESGVLVAPPGSGKTVIACAVIARRKVPTLVLVHRRQLADQWKEQLLEFTDLQKKQIGVFDTKGTRQKGLVDIGMLQTLARDSNAHRPLDGYGQIIIDECHHVPAVSFESVLKRIRARHFIGLTATPYRKDGLERIIAFQCGPVLHVMEETSAQSLIARQVIVRETGFRMTSAENAQPAIHEIWQALVTDRDRLRLVASDILTALKEERFPLVLSDRKDHLELLLAEIAAMQTDEQGVGFLITSDTGKRMRKQIMEEIRAMRGQGQLPYLLSTGSLIGEGFDLPELCTLVLAMPLSFKGRLVQYAGRLHRESAGKNDVRIYDYVDVNLGLGVTMFRKRMATYRKMGYAIKLPPDSALNSLPRRAKKRQDASRETLGI; encoded by the coding sequence ATGTGGGAAAACCAGAAGACAGGGGCAAAGGGCTACTCCCCCGCATGCAAGGCAGAATGGGTGCGCGACATTTGTGCCAAACCAAGGACAAGGTGCAGTGAATGCGGGAACCGGGACTTCATTCCCTTTGACGAGTCCGTTATTCGCAAACATCTGCAGGGCATCATTACCGTCGGAACGTACACGATCCGCAACGACGATACCTGCATATTTCTCGTCGCCGACTTTGACAAGGAGCACTGGTCCGCGGACATTCTCCAGTATAAGGCTGTGGCCAGGGATATGGGCGTTGAGGTCTACATCGAGAGGTCACGTTCAGGCATGGGAGGCCACGCCTGGATATTCTTTCAGGAACCTCTACCCGCAAAGACTGCCCGTCAACTGGGGAGGCTCATTCTGACCCGCGCCATGACGCGACGGCACAGAATCGGATTCGACAGTTACGATCGATTCTTCCCGAGCCAGGATACCTTGTCTGCCGGAGGTTTTGGCAATCTCATCGCTCTTCCCTTGCAACGAAGCTCCTGCAGAAGTGGCAATACGGTCTTTGTTGATGACAATCTTGTGCCTTATCCAGACCAATGGGAATTTCTGAGCCGGGTCAGGTTTCTTTCCAGCGCGGATGTCACCGAGGTACTCCGTGACAACGCACCTTCGGCCCCGGCGCAACAACGAATGACGGGTCAGGTCAGCTCGGACCTGGTGGAAGCAGAAGCATCCATAGAGACGGAGCAGGACAACATAAAGGGCATTCATCAACAACCCATCTCCTTCGTCTATTCTCACCATCTGGCCATCAAGATCGACGGGATGCCATCGAGCCTGATAACAGCTTTCAAGCGGTCGGCCACTTTCGCGAATCCGAAATTCTTTGAACTGCAGCGAATGCGGTTTTCGACATGGAATACTCCGAGCTATATCTGCTGCGCCGAGCTGTCTGACGATGGTGAAAGCATGATACTACCCCGGGGTTCGTTATCGCAGTGCATGGAGCTTGCGCAACTGGCCGGGGCTACGGTGGAATTCGCAGACCTCCGTCAGGATCCTCAACGCATCTCTGTTGATTTCACGGGAACTCTCCTCCCGCCCCAGGAGATCGCACTCAACAATATCCTGTCCGGTGAATCAGGCGTGCTCGTTGCTCCTCCCGGCTCAGGCAAGACCGTGATTGCTTGCGCCGTGATTGCCAGGAGAAAGGTACCAACGCTCGTTCTCGTTCATAGAAGGCAGCTCGCTGACCAATGGAAGGAGCAACTGCTTGAATTCACAGATCTTCAGAAGAAGCAGATCGGTGTTTTCGATACTAAAGGAACCAGACAGAAAGGTCTCGTCGATATCGGCATGCTGCAAACGCTTGCCCGGGACAGTAATGCTCACCGGCCTCTGGACGGGTACGGGCAGATCATTATCGACGAATGTCACCATGTCCCGGCCGTGTCTTTCGAGTCAGTTCTGAAAAGGATCAGGGCACGACATTTCATCGGTCTCACGGCCACGCCGTATCGTAAGGACGGCCTTGAAAGGATTATCGCTTTCCAATGCGGCCCCGTCCTGCATGTCATGGAGGAAACCAGCGCTCAGTCTCTGATTGCCCGGCAGGTCATCGTGCGAGAGACAGGTTTTCGGATGACCAGCGCAGAGAACGCCCAGCCGGCCATTCATGAAATCTGGCAGGCTCTCGTGACCGACAGGGATCGCCTCCGCCTGGTCGCATCTGATATCCTGACCGCATTGAAGGAAGAACGATTTCCCCTTGTCCTCTCCGACAGAAAGGACCATCTCGAATTGCTTCTCGCCGAGATTGCCGCAATGCAGACCGACGAACAGGGAGTTGGCTTTCTGATCACCAGCGACACGGGAAAGCGCATGAGAAAGCAGATTATGGAAGAGATCAGGGCGATGAGGGGACAAGGACAGCTCCCTTATCTTCTTTCAACGGGCTCTCTTATAGGTGAAGGGTTCGATCTGCCGGAGCTGTGCACACTTGTGCTTGCGATGCCCCTGTCCTTCAAGGGTCGCCTCGTGCAATACGCGGGGCGGCTTCACCGGGAAAGCGCCGGAAAGAACGATGTCCGTATCTACGACTACGTCGACGTCAACCTCGGCCTAGGCGTGACCATGTTCCGCAAGAGAATGGCCACATACCGAAAAATGGGATATGCCATCAAACTCCCGCCCGACTCTGCCCTCAACAGCCTCCCAAGACGCGCAAAGAAACGGCAGGACGCTAGCAGAGAAACGCTGGGGATCTGA